AGTATGGATATTCTTTCTTTAACTGGTTTTACAGGTATTGAAATATTTAATAATAGTTGTGAAATAGAAAAAGGGAAAGGTTATTCAACTGTTCATTATGATGAGGTCTTACAGAAAGGTATGAAAGTTTCTGGATTTGCCGTAGATGATAGTCATAGCAAAAAAGATATAATCGGTAGTTTTATAATGGTAAAAGCAAAATCTCTGGATACAGAAGAAATATGTGCCTCAATTAAAGATGGATTTTTTTATTCTTCCACAGGTGTAATTATAAATGACTTGAAATTTAAAGATGATATAATTAGAATTTCTTTTACTCCTTCTATTACAGTTGATATTATTGGTTATGGAGCGTCAGGCACAAGAGTTTATAATAATGGTAGAGAATTTGATTATGCAGAATACAGAATAAAGGGTCCAGAAAAATATATAAGGATTGAAATAACAGATAAAGAGAATAAAAAAGCATGGGTAAATCCATTTTTTTTATAAATAAGGAGGAAAAAAATGATAAAAATTGGATTTGTTGGATGTGGCGGAATTTCTTACAGACATTTAAATGATTTAAAAAATATGAAGGATGTTAAAATTGTTTCTGCTATTGAACCAAATGAGGATAATTTCAAAAAATTTCAGGATACTTACGGAGAAAAGTTGAATTTATATAAAGATGAAGAAGAAATGATTGAAAGGGAAAAACTTGATGGTGTTGTCATATGTACTCCCCATACTTTACATTTTTCTCAAATAAAAATTGCACTTCAGAAAGGTATAGATGTTCTTGTAGAAAAACCCGCA
The genomic region above belongs to bacterium and contains:
- a CDS encoding CehA/McbA family metallohydrolase, with the protein product MEFNNPFLKEGKWFKGNAHIHTTNSDGKLSPEEIVEIYRENFYNFLFITDHNKITDYQSPYEDFLVIKGAEYSKNGFHILGLGLKENFNTENLSPQEIINKINELDGFVVVCHPYWSGITSMDILSLTGFTGIEIFNNSCEIEKGKGYSTVHYDEVLQKGMKVSGFAVDDSHSKKDIIGSFIMVKAKSLDTEEICASIKDGFFYSSTGVIINDLKFKDDIIRISFTPSITVDIIGYGASGTRVYNNGREFDYAEYRIKGPEKYIRIEITDKENKKAWVNPFFL